A genome region from Primulina eburnea isolate SZY01 chromosome 9, ASM2296580v1, whole genome shotgun sequence includes the following:
- the LOC140840844 gene encoding uncharacterized protein, with translation MIKFTKEEMEVAATSEWKATLQHLVNKVQSQELWDIDGTEIIFEDEYDNTVETELKLENIVLAPAQMEDRQPETHDPLKERGVEVEKNKAKDIMSAMPPKNKKELQRFLGQTDLVKYMLHRPILTGRFGKWLLALAEFTLIYCPQKVMKGQVVAHFLADHPMVDVAGSTPVDIPVFCVNQSWTLKFDGSSTEKASGVGVVITFPTGIKTIFSFNLDFSCTNNQAEYEALVIGLEILRDLGARDVLIIGDSQLALKQMSGEYKYSSLALAPYFTQLLDDFEDVTFQHVPRQDNWEANELAQIASGLRMSPEPTHKILLVQKRNNPSIYQRGIQVDTFDIDVEFVGGWKEEIKDALRNPEQMLHYGLKMRILHYVLMEDELYRKGDDGLLLRCLGFPEAMRIM, from the exons ATGATTAAGTTCACCAAAGAAGAGATGGAAGTGGCTGCAACTTCCGAATGGAAAGCCACATTGCAGCATCTGGTGAATAAAGTACAATCTCAGGAATTGTGGGACATTGACGGAACTGAAATAATATTCGAAGATGAGTATGATAATACTGTAGAAACAGAATTGAAGTTGGAGAACATAGTCTTAGCTCCGGCTCAGATGGAAGATCGACAGCCAGAAACTCATGATCCTTTGAAAGAG CGGGGAGTAGAGGTGGAGAAAAATAAGGCTAAAGATATCATGTCAGCAATGCCACCGAAGAATAAGAAGGAGCTGCAAAGATTCCTTGGTCAG ACGGATCTTGTCAAATACATGCTTCACAGGCCTATCTTGACTGGAAGGTTTGGCAAATGGTTGCTGGCATTGGCCGAATTCACCTTGATTTATTGCCCCCAAAAAGTAATGAAAGGCCAAGTTGTTGCTCATTTTCTGGCAGACCACCCTATGGTCGATGTCGCAGGGAGCACACCGGTGGATATCCCTGTGTTTTGTGTAAATCAATCATGGACTTTGAAATTTGATGGTTCCAGTACGGAGAAGGCGTCAGGGGTTGGAGTTGTGATAACCTTCCCAACGGGAATTAAGACAATTTTTTCATTTAATTTGGACTTTTCATGCACCAATAATCAGGCTGAATATGAAGCGCTAGTGATTGGCTTAGAAATTCTACGAGATTTGGGCGCTAGAGATGTGTTGATTATTGGAGATTCCCAATTGGCTCTGAAGCAAATGTCTGGGGAATATAAATATTCAAGTCTGGCGTTAGCCCCTTACTTTACGCAGCTCCTTGATGATTTTGAAGATGTGACATTCCAACATGTGCCAAGGCAAGACAACTGGGAAGCTAATGAATTGGCTCAGATTGCTTCCGGTTTAAGGATGTCGCCCGAGCCCACCCACAAAATTTTGTTGGTACAAAAAAGAAATAATCCTTCTATTTACCAGCGAGGAATACAAGTGGATACCTTTGATATCGATGTTGAATTTGTCGGAGGTTGGAAAGAAGAGATAAAGGATGCATTGAGGAATCCGGAGCAAATGCTGCATTACGGTTTGAA